CGCTCCGAGCAACGTCGACGACGACACTCTGGAGCAGCTGGGATTCACCGTCTCCAGGATCGCGACCGACTACGTTCACGCCCCGCTCTTACCCCTCTTCAACCAGCTCATCGCGGTGCGAGACGAACTCTTCAGCCTCCTTCGGGGAAGACAACGACCTCAGCAGAGCCGCGAGTTGTTCATGCTGGCGGGAACGGTCTGCCTACTTCTTGCCCATGCCTCTCAGAACCTCGGCGACCAACAGTCCGCGATGACGCAGATCCGTACTGCCCGTAGCTGTGCCGAGCAGGCAGACCACACCGGACTGCGCGCGTGGATCGCGGGCACCGTAGCCCTGATCACCGAATGGTCGCCACAGAGCCGGATGTCGTTGAAGCTCATCGAGCACGCCGCGAGCCTGGCGCCGGCGGGCGAGTCGAGGATTCGGATCGCCGCGATCGAAGCACGCACCGCAGCCAGAGTCGGCGACCACACACGGGCGCTCGCCGCCATCGGCCGCATGCACCAGGCCCAGGAAGAGACACCGCAGAACGACGGCCTCGGACATTTCGGTGGGCTGCTCACCTTCCCCATGGCCAAGCAGGATTACTACCTCGGAGGTGCGTACACGCTCATCGGGCAGTACGACGAGGCGCGGACACACGCCACAGCAGCGATCGAGGCCTACCGCTCCGGGCCCCGGGAGGAGCGCTCCTACGGCGACGAAGCCTTGGCTCAAATCGACCTGATCACCGTGGGGATCATCCAGGGCGACACGGACGGTGCGACCACGGCCGTGCGCCACATCCTGGATCTTCCTCCGGAGATGCGCATCCGGCAGCTGGGCACCGCGATGACACGCCTCAGCTCTCTGATGGGGCGCCCCGCGCTGCGGGGAAACCGAGACGCAAGCGAACTCGCGGACTTGATCCAGTGCTACCGGGTCATGGACGGGGCGACAGCGCTACCGTCATTGCGATGAACGAGTTGCCACTGAGCCCCGAAGCCGCCGCCGTGAAGGTCTGCCGCGAACTCGGCATGGAAGCAGAAACGTTGGTCCCCCTGCGGAGCCATGCCACCGCAGTCTTTCTCTTGCCCGAAGCCCACACGGTGGTTCGTGTCAGCCGCGCGGGCGGAGAGGCGAGCATTGCACGAGCTGTAGCCGTCACCCGCTGGCTGGCCGACCAGGGCGTGCCGGTCACGGAGCCACTTGATGTGAAGCAGCCGGTCCTTGCCGGTGAGTATGTGGTCAGCCTGTGGGACCACTACCCGCAGCCGGAGGGGGCGCCGCCGGGCGTGTATCACCTAGGTGTTCTGCTGAGGCAGCTGCACGAGGTGCAGCTGCCTCCGGTGGAACTCCCGAGCTACCAGCCACATGTGTCTCTCCGCGAGTCCGTCCGCGCCAGCGTGGCGCTGAGCTCCGAAGACGCCGACTGGCTCCTTGGCCGGTCGGACGAGCTGGTGAAGGCGTACAGCCAGCTGGACTTCCCTCTCGGCGAGGGCCTGATCCATGGAGATGCGTACCCGGGCAACGTTCTGTGGGACGGGGCGGGCGCTCGGCTCGGCGACTGGGACGAGGCGGCATTCGGCCCGCGAGAGGTGGACTTGGCCAACACGTTCCAGGGGGTGCGCTTCGGGCGCACGCAGGAGCAGTTGCGGGCCTTTTCTGAAGCGTACGGTTACGACCTCGCGGGCTGGCCCGGGTTGCTCGTTCTCACCGAACTGCGGGATCTGCACACTCTCGGATCCTTTATCCGCCGGGTCGACAAGGGAGATGAAGAGGCTGCCGCGCAGTTGTGGATGCGGCTGGAGGTTCTGAAGAGCGGCGATCGTGAGGCTGCCTGGCGAGCGCACTGACCGGGTAAAAGGGAGCTGGGGCGGAGGGGTCGAAGCCTCCGGGCTCATGTCGGCATGTCGGTAGAGGCCATGCTGATGCAGCCACGCCGTCCGCTTTGGGTGTTTTCGGCTGCCTATGTTTCGGTGCTGGCTCCATGGGCGGAT
The sequence above is a segment of the Streptomyces sp. NBC_00237 genome. Coding sequences within it:
- a CDS encoding helix-turn-helix domain-containing protein codes for the protein MGNERRCTQCGCPLSRYNPDGLLCGACEKEAPRPAAQAVTIPAQVWSDSEIKVALRAMDFGLVSRLVRKLAGLRQEDFARLTGLSQGYLSQLESGSRRLSRLDKAQAFLDALKVPEGLRPVSASAQNSRTSVGDAGAATSVGLHDLAAGAAETSGLFAELIAPSNVDDDTLEQLGFTVSRIATDYVHAPLLPLFNQLIAVRDELFSLLRGRQRPQQSRELFMLAGTVCLLLAHASQNLGDQQSAMTQIRTARSCAEQADHTGLRAWIAGTVALITEWSPQSRMSLKLIEHAASLAPAGESRIRIAAIEARTAARVGDHTRALAAIGRMHQAQEETPQNDGLGHFGGLLTFPMAKQDYYLGGAYTLIGQYDEARTHATAAIEAYRSGPREERSYGDEALAQIDLITVGIIQGDTDGATTAVRHILDLPPEMRIRQLGTAMTRLSSLMGRPALRGNRDASELADLIQCYRVMDGATALPSLR
- a CDS encoding phosphotransferase enzyme family protein, whose translation is MNELPLSPEAAAVKVCRELGMEAETLVPLRSHATAVFLLPEAHTVVRVSRAGGEASIARAVAVTRWLADQGVPVTEPLDVKQPVLAGEYVVSLWDHYPQPEGAPPGVYHLGVLLRQLHEVQLPPVELPSYQPHVSLRESVRASVALSSEDADWLLGRSDELVKAYSQLDFPLGEGLIHGDAYPGNVLWDGAGARLGDWDEAAFGPREVDLANTFQGVRFGRTQEQLRAFSEAYGYDLAGWPGLLVLTELRDLHTLGSFIRRVDKGDEEAAAQLWMRLEVLKSGDREAAWRAH